One Dysosmobacter welbionis DNA segment encodes these proteins:
- a CDS encoding BMP family lipoprotein, protein MKKFLALLLALVMSLSLVACGGGDDTAADGGADAEDGGNAETAAYQVAMITDYGDITDQSFNQTTYEACQEFCDAEGLQFEYYKPAGDSTAERVAMVDAAVADGYNVIVMPGYAFAETIKETAELYPDVTFIALDVAQGDLGEDYTVPSNVYCAVYQEELCGYMAGYAAVKLGYTHLGVLGGMAVPAVQRFGYGFVQGADAAAVEMGIADQVVMEYAYGNQFYGDSDITAYMDNWYQTLGVEVVFASGGGIYTSAAEAAAKVGGKLIGVDVDQSANIDTYGEGMCVTSAMKGLAETVKHMLGEVVAGNFANYGGQVETLGLVNGDDPTANYVQLPMETTQWGDGFTQDDYKALVKAMYDGDVTVSNDISAMPATTITVNFAGNIK, encoded by the coding sequence ATGAAGAAGTTTCTTGCATTGCTCCTGGCATTGGTGATGTCCCTGTCCCTGGTCGCCTGCGGCGGCGGGGACGACACCGCCGCTGACGGGGGCGCCGATGCGGAGGATGGCGGCAACGCCGAGACCGCCGCTTATCAGGTGGCTATGATTACTGACTACGGCGATATCACCGACCAGTCCTTCAACCAGACCACCTATGAGGCCTGCCAGGAGTTCTGTGACGCCGAGGGCCTGCAGTTCGAGTACTACAAGCCCGCCGGTGACTCCACCGCCGAGCGTGTGGCCATGGTGGACGCCGCTGTGGCTGACGGCTACAACGTCATCGTGATGCCCGGCTACGCCTTTGCCGAGACCATCAAGGAGACCGCGGAGCTGTATCCCGACGTGACCTTCATCGCGCTGGACGTGGCGCAGGGCGATCTGGGCGAGGACTACACCGTGCCCTCCAACGTGTACTGCGCTGTGTATCAGGAAGAGCTGTGCGGCTACATGGCCGGCTACGCCGCCGTGAAGCTGGGCTACACCCACCTGGGCGTGCTGGGCGGCATGGCCGTTCCCGCCGTGCAGCGGTTCGGCTATGGCTTCGTGCAGGGCGCTGACGCCGCTGCCGTGGAGATGGGCATCGCCGACCAGGTCGTGATGGAGTATGCCTATGGCAACCAGTTCTATGGCGACAGCGATATCACCGCCTACATGGACAACTGGTATCAGACCCTGGGCGTGGAGGTCGTCTTCGCCAGCGGCGGCGGCATCTACACCTCCGCGGCTGAGGCTGCTGCCAAGGTCGGCGGCAAGCTGATCGGCGTGGACGTGGACCAGTCCGCCAACATCGACACCTATGGCGAGGGCATGTGCGTGACCTCCGCCATGAAGGGTCTGGCCGAGACCGTCAAGCACATGCTGGGCGAGGTCGTGGCAGGCAACTTTGCCAACTACGGCGGCCAGGTGGAGACCCTGGGCCTGGTGAACGGCGATGATCCCACCGCCAACTATGTCCAGCTGCCCATGGAGACCACCCAGTGGGGCGACGGCTTCACCCAGGACGACTATAAGGCCCTGGTGAAGGCCATGTACGACGGCGATGTCACCGTTTCCAACGACATCTCCGCCATGCCCGCAACCACCATCACGGTGAACTTTGCCGGCAACATCAAGTAA
- a CDS encoding ABC transporter permease gives MRQEKSSLLRNKGFQSLLASLLCIVLGLLIGYIVLLIINPAGAGEAIRTIVENFLYYPSAAARLRYLGNTLVKTAPLLMCSLSVLFAYKVGLFNIGAAGQYVIGAGASLYCALGFGLPWYVCLLAAIAAGAVLGAISGLLKAYRNVNEVISCIMLNWISLYLVNALLSQVKETASPYTFTLSSTNPDAILPSLGLGALFSDNQYVTIAIPLTVIVAVGIWVLLEKTKLGYELRATGCNKFAAKYCGMKEKRNIILTMAIAGGLAGMGAATLFLTGFEQWQVTQSAVPAMGFNGIAAAFLGGLNPIGAIFSSYFIQHITNGGAYVDKTMYSAQISDLISALIIYLCGFVLFFKVFMNSRLDRRDEKRRAKEDRPGSEEGGKA, from the coding sequence ATGAGACAAGAAAAATCATCCCTCCTGCGGAACAAGGGATTCCAGTCCCTGCTGGCATCCCTGCTGTGCATCGTGCTGGGCCTGCTGATCGGCTATATCGTGCTGCTGATTATCAACCCCGCCGGCGCGGGAGAGGCCATCCGCACCATTGTGGAGAACTTCCTGTACTATCCCAGCGCCGCGGCCCGGCTGCGGTATCTGGGCAACACGCTGGTGAAGACCGCGCCGCTGCTGATGTGCAGCCTGTCGGTGCTGTTCGCCTATAAGGTGGGCCTGTTCAACATCGGCGCCGCCGGCCAGTACGTCATCGGCGCCGGCGCCAGCCTGTACTGCGCCTTGGGCTTCGGGCTGCCCTGGTACGTGTGCCTGTTGGCGGCTATTGCTGCCGGTGCGGTGCTGGGCGCCATCTCCGGGCTCCTGAAGGCGTACCGCAATGTGAATGAGGTCATCTCCTGCATCATGCTCAACTGGATCAGCCTGTATCTGGTGAACGCCCTGCTGTCCCAGGTGAAGGAGACAGCCAGTCCCTACACCTTCACCCTGAGCAGCACGAATCCCGACGCCATCCTGCCCTCTCTGGGCCTGGGCGCCCTGTTCTCCGACAACCAGTATGTGACCATCGCCATCCCCCTGACGGTGATCGTGGCCGTGGGCATCTGGGTCCTGCTGGAGAAGACCAAGCTGGGCTATGAGCTGCGGGCCACCGGCTGCAACAAGTTTGCGGCCAAGTACTGCGGCATGAAGGAGAAGCGAAACATCATCCTCACCATGGCCATCGCCGGCGGCCTTGCCGGTATGGGCGCGGCCACGCTGTTCCTCACCGGATTCGAGCAGTGGCAGGTCACACAGTCCGCGGTGCCGGCCATGGGCTTCAACGGCATCGCCGCCGCCTTCCTGGGCGGACTGAATCCCATCGGCGCTATCTTCTCCTCGTATTTCATTCAGCACATCACCAACGGCGGCGCGTATGTGGACAAGACCATGTACTCCGCCCAGATCTCTGATCTGATCTCCGCCCTGATTATCTACCTGTGCGGCTTCGTACTGTTCTTCAAGGTCTTTATGAACAGCCGGCTGGACCGGCGGGATGAAAAGCGGCGGGCAAAGGAAGACCGGCCCGGCTCTGAGGAAGGAGGGAAGGCGTAA
- a CDS encoding ABC transporter permease, translated as MLLLLQYTLIFASVLLLVALGGCFSEHSGVINIGLEGIMVMGALGGALMMKFLPAGTSAFVVVLLTVLASILLGMIYSLLLAVAAVNFKADQTLVGTAMNLLGTAAATVFVKAMNTAADPDNVSSTIQYLDGRKAFLVNIGGFEFNWCMLLAVIALVIAYVVLYKTRFGLRLCACGEHPQAADSVGINVYRMRYAGVLISGVLGGLGGIVYIIAGVSEWKFENGVAGFGFLALAVMIFGQWKPTRIALAALLFGFFRALGNVYSGFDLLSNLNLPSSVYNMLPYVISLVVLAFTSQKSRAPKAEGIPYDKGQR; from the coding sequence ATGTTACTGCTGCTGCAATACACGCTGATTTTCGCCTCCGTCCTGCTGCTGGTGGCGCTGGGCGGCTGCTTCTCTGAACACTCCGGCGTCATCAACATCGGCCTGGAGGGCATCATGGTCATGGGCGCCCTGGGCGGTGCGCTGATGATGAAGTTCCTGCCTGCAGGCACCTCCGCCTTTGTGGTGGTGCTGTTGACGGTGCTGGCCAGTATCCTGCTGGGCATGATCTACTCCCTGCTGCTGGCGGTGGCGGCCGTGAACTTCAAGGCGGACCAGACACTGGTGGGCACGGCCATGAACCTGCTGGGCACCGCCGCGGCCACCGTGTTCGTGAAGGCCATGAACACCGCCGCCGATCCGGACAACGTGTCCTCCACCATCCAGTACCTGGACGGCCGCAAGGCATTCCTGGTGAACATCGGCGGCTTTGAGTTCAACTGGTGCATGCTGCTGGCGGTGATCGCCCTGGTAATCGCCTATGTGGTGCTGTACAAGACCCGCTTCGGCCTGCGGCTGTGCGCCTGCGGCGAGCATCCCCAGGCAGCGGATTCCGTGGGCATCAACGTCTACCGGATGCGCTACGCCGGCGTACTGATCTCCGGCGTGCTGGGCGGCCTGGGCGGCATTGTGTATATCATCGCGGGCGTCAGCGAGTGGAAGTTTGAAAACGGCGTGGCCGGTTTCGGCTTCCTGGCCCTGGCGGTGATGATCTTCGGCCAGTGGAAGCCCACCCGCATCGCCCTGGCGGCGCTGCTGTTCGGCTTCTTCCGGGCCCTGGGCAATGTGTACAGCGGCTTCGACCTGCTGAGCAATCTGAACCTGCCCAGCTCCGTGTATAACATGCTGCCCTATGTCATCTCCCTGGTGGTGCTGGCCTTCACATCTCAGAAGTCCCGCGCCCCCAAGGCGGAGGGCATTCCCTACGACAAGGGCCAGCGGTAA
- a CDS encoding nucleoside recognition domain-containing protein, with protein sequence MRIRWRILACLCLGGLLVWFLADAGAVRDSVAEALALCARSVVPSLFPFLVASSALLALGFGELAAPWLAGLMEPLFRVPGAGSAALVLGLVGGYPIGAKTAADLYRENLVSREEAERLLAFCNNSNPVFLISVLGVGVFGSVRAGVWLWLIHVLSALLTGLVFRGSGKSASRQELTRRPPFRAVSFAEAFTGAVRSSLAGILSVCAFVVFFYVLAQPLTAVGGRLGAVLVAALELFSLTPLLTADAFGFLLAAAAAGWGGLSVLCQTLAVLEGSGLRLRNCFLGKVVQSAFSLLLAALLVGYVLG encoded by the coding sequence ATGCGGATTCGATGGCGGATACTGGCCTGCCTGTGCCTCGGCGGCCTGCTGGTGTGGTTTCTGGCGGACGCCGGGGCCGTGCGGGACAGTGTGGCGGAAGCTTTGGCCCTCTGTGCCCGTTCCGTGGTCCCCTCCCTGTTCCCCTTCCTGGTGGCCTCCTCAGCGCTGCTGGCTCTGGGGTTCGGGGAGCTGGCCGCCCCCTGGCTGGCGGGGCTGATGGAGCCGCTGTTCCGGGTCCCCGGTGCTGGCAGTGCTGCGCTGGTGCTGGGGTTGGTGGGGGGCTACCCCATCGGCGCCAAGACGGCAGCAGACCTCTACCGGGAAAATCTGGTCTCCCGGGAGGAGGCGGAGCGGCTGCTGGCCTTCTGCAACAACTCCAATCCGGTGTTCCTCATCAGTGTGCTGGGCGTGGGGGTGTTCGGCAGTGTGCGGGCCGGGGTGTGGCTGTGGCTGATCCATGTGCTCTCCGCCCTTCTGACGGGACTGGTGTTTCGGGGCAGCGGAAAATCCGCTTCCCGGCAGGAGCTGACAAGGCGTCCTCCTTTCCGGGCTGTCAGCTTTGCGGAGGCCTTCACCGGGGCTGTCCGGTCCTCGCTTGCCGGGATTCTGTCTGTGTGCGCCTTCGTGGTGTTCTTCTATGTGCTGGCGCAGCCTCTCACCGCCGTGGGCGGCCGCCTGGGGGCGGTCCTGGTGGCGGCGCTGGAGCTCTTCTCCCTGACGCCACTGCTGACAGCTGATGCCTTCGGCTTTCTTCTGGCGGCGGCAGCAGCGGGCTGGGGCGGCCTCTCGGTCCTGTGTCAGACGCTGGCGGTGCTGGAGGGCAGCGGCCTGCGGCTGCGGAACTGCTTCCTGGGCAAGGTGGTGCAGAGTGCCTTCTCCCTGCTGCTGGCCGCTTTGCTGGTGGGCTACGTGCTGGGATAA
- a CDS encoding YabP/YqfC family sporulation protein — protein MERNRKDRNGGVLDTVAELFDLPADLVAGLPHLEMMGSRQLYLEHHTGILAYSDEQIDVNTTGGVLRVRGARLALMAMTAEELRIGGDIAAVEWVR, from the coding sequence ATGGAGCGGAATCGAAAGGACCGAAACGGTGGCGTGCTGGACACGGTGGCGGAGCTGTTCGACCTGCCGGCAGATCTGGTGGCGGGCCTGCCCCACCTGGAGATGATGGGCAGCCGCCAGCTGTATCTGGAGCACCACACAGGCATCCTGGCGTACAGCGACGAGCAGATCGACGTAAACACCACCGGCGGCGTGCTGCGGGTCCGGGGCGCCCGCCTGGCCCTGATGGCCATGACGGCGGAGGAGCTGCGGATCGGCGGGGACATTGCCGCCGTGGAGTGGGTGAGGTGA
- a CDS encoding sporulation protein YqfD, with protein MLNQIVNRLQGQVRIRVETPFPERVLNLCGARNLAFWDMEWESETAFTCRLNRRDYYALRRAVKQLDCRLTVVRKEGVPFFLGRFRRRHALLAGLTLCSALLFFGSFFIWDFTVEGNQRVTDEEILRALQRQGVGIGTFGISLDTEDIRNHVLLEIPELLWITVNVSGCRAYVEVRERVEAPEPVDEREPTNVVARRDGLILDIQAMDGVRCVLPGTSVEAGELLISGVEDTETVGARVLTGMGKAEARTWYTLSTVMPLTVAEKQYTGEEKQGYSLVFGTNRVKFFLNSSIGTGNYDKITERTQWSLFGLPLPVTFVKETFRFYETVPAEVSAAQAESRGEAILTDYLHTLVDPYGTVSSTLCTSRREGDGLLVTLTAECVEEIGRAVPIYTDPTEESGG; from the coding sequence ATGCTGAATCAGATCGTCAACCGGCTCCAGGGCCAGGTCCGGATCCGGGTGGAGACCCCCTTTCCGGAGCGGGTGCTGAATCTGTGCGGCGCCCGGAACCTGGCCTTCTGGGATATGGAGTGGGAGTCCGAGACTGCCTTCACCTGCCGGCTGAACCGGCGGGATTACTACGCCCTGCGCCGGGCGGTGAAACAGCTGGACTGCCGGCTGACCGTGGTGCGGAAGGAGGGGGTACCCTTCTTCCTGGGCCGGTTCCGGCGGCGGCACGCGCTGTTGGCGGGACTGACCCTGTGCAGCGCACTGCTGTTCTTCGGCTCCTTCTTCATCTGGGACTTCACGGTGGAGGGGAACCAGCGGGTCACAGACGAGGAGATCCTGCGGGCGCTGCAGCGGCAGGGGGTGGGGATCGGGACCTTCGGCATCTCCCTGGACACGGAGGACATCCGCAACCATGTGCTGCTGGAGATTCCGGAGCTGCTGTGGATCACAGTGAACGTCTCCGGCTGCCGGGCCTATGTAGAGGTGCGGGAGCGGGTGGAGGCGCCGGAGCCGGTGGACGAGCGGGAGCCCACCAACGTGGTGGCCCGCCGGGACGGGCTGATCCTGGACATCCAGGCGATGGATGGGGTCCGGTGCGTGCTGCCGGGGACGTCGGTGGAGGCGGGCGAGCTGCTGATCTCCGGCGTGGAGGACACGGAGACCGTGGGCGCCCGGGTCCTGACCGGCATGGGAAAGGCGGAGGCCCGGACCTGGTACACCCTCTCCACAGTAATGCCTCTGACGGTGGCGGAAAAGCAGTACACCGGAGAGGAGAAACAGGGCTACTCCCTGGTCTTTGGGACAAATCGGGTAAAATTCTTTTTAAACAGTAGCATCGGGACGGGAAACTATGATAAAATAACCGAAAGGACCCAGTGGTCCCTGTTCGGGCTGCCGCTGCCGGTCACCTTTGTGAAGGAGACCTTTCGTTTTTACGAGACGGTCCCCGCCGAGGTCTCCGCCGCCCAGGCGGAGAGCCGGGGTGAGGCGATCCTCACGGACTACCTCCACACTCTGGTGGACCCCTACGGCACCGTCAGCTCTACCCTGTGCACTTCTCGCCGGGAGGGGGACGGACTGCTGGTGACACTGACGGCGGAGTGTGTGGAGGAGATCGGCCGGGCCGTGCCCATCTACACAGACCCCACAGAAGAATCGGGCGGCTGA
- a CDS encoding PhoH family protein: MPGRYRSDTLEQRISIERLEQAVNIFGSFDENIRLLEQEFSVTVVNRDGELRVEGEPEDTMLACKAIQALLTLSSRGEAIGEQNVRYVIGLVRSGKESQITELTGDVLCISAKGRPIKPKTIGQKEYIKSVLKNTVTIGVGPAGTGKTYLAVAAAVQAFRDKQVNRIILTRPAVEAGERLGFLPGDLQSKVDPYLRPLYDALFDMLGAETYQKYLERGNIEVAPLAYMRGRTLDDSFIILDEAQNTSREQMKMFLTRLGFGSKIVITGDVTQIDLPDGKASGLKEAMRVLRDVEGIGICELTNADVVRHVMVQRIVEAYERYETAKNGGKGRK; encoded by the coding sequence ATGCCCGGGAGATACAGGAGTGATACCTTGGAACAGCGAATCAGCATTGAGCGGCTGGAGCAGGCCGTGAATATTTTTGGCTCCTTTGACGAGAACATCCGCCTGCTGGAGCAGGAGTTCTCCGTCACGGTGGTGAACCGGGACGGGGAGCTCCGGGTGGAGGGCGAGCCGGAGGACACCATGCTGGCCTGCAAGGCCATCCAGGCCCTGCTGACCCTCTCTTCGCGGGGGGAGGCCATCGGGGAGCAGAACGTCCGCTACGTCATCGGCCTGGTGCGCAGCGGCAAGGAGTCCCAGATCACCGAGCTCACCGGCGACGTACTGTGCATCAGCGCCAAGGGCCGGCCCATCAAGCCCAAGACCATCGGTCAGAAGGAGTATATCAAGTCCGTCCTGAAGAACACCGTCACCATCGGCGTGGGCCCGGCGGGCACCGGCAAGACGTATCTGGCCGTGGCCGCCGCCGTGCAGGCGTTTCGGGACAAGCAGGTGAACCGCATCATCCTGACCCGTCCGGCGGTGGAGGCCGGCGAGCGGCTGGGCTTCCTGCCCGGGGACCTGCAATCAAAGGTGGATCCCTACCTGCGGCCGCTGTACGACGCCCTCTTCGACATGCTGGGGGCGGAGACCTATCAGAAGTATTTGGAGCGGGGCAACATTGAGGTGGCCCCTCTGGCCTATATGCGGGGCCGGACGCTGGACGACAGCTTCATCATCCTGGACGAGGCCCAGAACACCTCCCGGGAGCAGATGAAGATGTTCCTGACCCGGCTGGGCTTCGGGTCCAAGATCGTCATCACCGGCGACGTGACCCAGATCGACCTGCCGGACGGCAAGGCGTCCGGTTTGAAGGAGGCCATGCGGGTCCTGCGGGACGTGGAGGGCATCGGCATCTGCGAGCTGACCAACGCCGACGTGGTCCGCCATGTGATGGTCCAGCGGATCGTGGAGGCCTATGAGCGGTACGAGACCGCGAAAAACGGCGGAAAGGGGCGGAAGTGA